From Lagopus muta isolate bLagMut1 chromosome 12, bLagMut1 primary, whole genome shotgun sequence, one genomic window encodes:
- the LOC125699502 gene encoding fibulin-7-like, which translates to MLIPLPGWVALCILQLALGRTQECLSHQQMLSTVRQMQKLLSAQEAAHLQGTRSLKKQLSVLHSRIQRLAGKRNDTCPQLAVPLNGRKLGRSTRVGHDVHFICNAGFQLVGSESRTCRRDRTWSGTQPFCRSIDECSSNPCANGGICVDGNQSYTCLCPRGWSGAGCQSPVYAYWVTLSNSSFSRQPRCAEGRPGSRHCSCDAGFQMRAGGVCQDVDECQLFQPNPQTRICLHDCLNLPGSYRCLCPPGYVLHADRNTCEDVDECTGSRHNCTHGELCINTFGGHRCVRPKCPPPRHNTSYVKTSSFQCERNPCPTDSRACRLAATSISFHYLPLQANRTVPRVLFKMSTTRFVGDSLRFTIIGGRGQGVFAVRRSDRQTGELVLSSPVVGPATLEVELEMSEFSRKVLLGKHIFKVTAFVSQYEF; encoded by the exons GAGTGCCTGAGCCACCAGCAGATGCTCAGCACCGTGCGGCAGATGCAGAAGCTGCTGTCGGCACAGGAGGCTGCCCACCTCCAGGGCACGCGCAGCCTCAAGAagcagctctcagtgctgcacagccgCATCCAGAGGCTCGCTGGCAAACGTAACG ACACCTGTCCGCAGCTGGCGGTGCCCTTGAACGGGCGGAAGCTGGGCCGCAGCACACGGGTGGGCCACGACGTTCACTTCATCTGCAATGCTGGATTTCAGCTGGTGGGCTCGGAGTCGCGCACCTGCCGGAGGGACCGCACCTGGAGTGGCACCCAGCCCTTCTGCAGAA GTATTGATGAGTGTTCCAGCAACCCGTGTGCCAACGGTGGAATCTGCGTGGATGGCAACCAGAGCTACACGTGCCTGTGCCCACGGGGCTGGTCAGGAGCCGGTTGCCAGAGCCCTGTCTATGCCT aCTGGGTGACGCTGAGCAACTCGTCCTTCAGCCGTCAGCCCCGCTGTGCTGAGGGCCGCCCAGGCTCACggcactgcagctgtgatgCCGGCTTCCAGATGCGGGCAGGAGGTGTTTGCCAAG ATGTGGACGAGTGCCAGCTTTTCCAGCCTAACCCCCAGACCCGGATCTGCCTCCACGACTGCCTCAACCTCCCCGGCTCCTACCGCTGCCTCTGCCCACCGGGGTACGTGCTCCATGCCGACCGCAACACCTGCGAGG ATGTGGATGAGTGCACTGGCAGCCGGCACAACTGCACCCACGGTGAGCTCTGCATCAACACCTTTGGGGGCCACCGCTGCGTGCGCCCCAAGTGCCCCCCACCACGCCACAACACCAGCTATGTCAAGACCTCCAGCTT CCAGTGTGAGAGGAACCCCTGCCCCACAGACAGCCGAGCATGCCGCCTCGCCGCCACCTCCATCTCCTTCCACTACCTGCCACTCCAGGCCAACCGCACCGTGCCCCGCGTCCTCTTCAAGATGTCCACCACCCGCTTTGTGGGTGACAGCCTGCGCTTCACCATCATAGGTGGCCGGGGCCAGGGCGTCTTTGCCGTGCGGCGCTCCGACCGGCAGACGGGAGAGCTGGTGCTCAGCAGCCCAGTGGTGGGGCCAGCCACACTGGAGGTGGAGCTGGAGATGAGTGAGTTCTCCCGCAAAGTGCTGCTGGGCAAGCACATCTTCAAGGTCACGGCCTTTGTGTCCCAGTATGAGTTCTGA